One Amblyomma americanum isolate KBUSLIRL-KWMA chromosome 8, ASM5285725v1, whole genome shotgun sequence DNA window includes the following coding sequences:
- the LOC144101478 gene encoding uncharacterized protein LOC144101478, with translation MLTTSHFAEHIHTLHNPRSQGLLHPVALGKLTEQMKPASTSEKLSSPRRPLRHGTLSRQKDVGGGLFPRCLPLSPIRLMYSSPLAASFRMVHEEPELEYRAAASLRCLCLKRYHHVGASDSRDPLHLSHSRDGEGERL, from the exons ATGCTCACTACATCGCACTTTGCCGAGCACATCCACACCCTGCACAATCCCAGG AGCCAGGGCCTGCTGCACCCGGTAGCACTGGGCAAGCTCACCGAACAAATGAAGCCAGCGTCAACGTCTGAAAAGCTGTCGTCACCTAGACGGCCGCTACGGCACGGGACGTTGTCTCGGCAAAAGGATGTGGGCGGTGGGCTATTTCCAAG GTGCCTGCCTCTGTCTCCCATCAGGCTCATGTACTCCTCGCCATTAGCAG CGTCATTCAGGATGGTGCACGAAGAGCCCGAACTCGAGTATCGAGCAGCGGCTTCCTTACGTTGCCTGTGTCTGAAACGTTATCATCACGTGGGCGCCAGCGACAGCCGCGACCCACTTCATCTCAGCCACAGCAGGGATGGGGAAGGAGAGAGGCTGTAA